The following coding sequences lie in one Hypanus sabinus isolate sHypSab1 chromosome 20, sHypSab1.hap1, whole genome shotgun sequence genomic window:
- the vstm2a gene encoding V-set and transmembrane domain-containing protein 2A produces MMGSFPLSLGCLFVFCAQLGISSQAQFTEFPGSVTAREGDNVEMACAFRGSGSPSYYLEIQWWFIRVPLEPEYSPENSHIQLDTLPQSEMINDETKISTVKVMGSDISHKLQISKVRKDDEGLYECRVTDANNGELHEYKARGRLYVNTSYARALQALEPPPLSLHDGKGLRSPPAAAGLPSERPGRRSQSSRDTNEGQAGATSRPAATNLRQSATSTSGTTIVAASDGLGVLLLFCGFVKDALL; encoded by the exons ATGATGGGCTCCTTTCCTCTTTCTCTTGGTTGCCTTTTTGTCTTCTGCGCTCAACTGGGGATTTCATCCCAAG CGCAATTCACTGAGTTCCCCGGAAGTGTAACAGCTAGAGAAGGCGACAATGTGGAAATGGCTTGTGCGTTCAGAGGCAGCGGCTCACCGTCCTATTATCTGGAGATCCAGTGGTGGTTCATTCGAGTTCCCTTGGAGCCGGAATACAGCCCAGAAAACAGCCACATCCAG TTGGACACTTTGCCACAAAGCGAAATGATCAACGACGAGACGAAAATAAGT ACAGTGAAAGTGATGGGCAGTGACATCTCCCACAAACTTCAGATCTCCAAAGTGCGGAAGGATGACGAAGGGCTGTACGAGTGCCGGGTGACCGACGCCAACAATGGAGAGCTACACGAGTACAAGGCTCGGGGCCGACTCTACGTGAACACGAGCTATGCCCGGGCCCTGCAGGCTCTCGAACCTCCGCCGTTGTCCCTGCACGACGGCAAAGGTTTGCGTAGCCCCCCGGCTGCGGCAGGCCTTCCCAGCGAGCGTCCGGGCCGCCGTTCCCAGAGCAGCAGAGACACGAATGAAGGGCAGGCGGGCGCAACGTCAAGGCCGGCAGCCACAAACCTCAGGCAGAGCGCCACATCCACATCAG GGACGACGATCGTAGCTGCAAGCGATGGACTAGGTGTCCTGCTTCTATTTTGTGGCTTTGTGAAGGATGCTTTGCTATAG